The following coding sequences are from one Hippopotamus amphibius kiboko isolate mHipAmp2 chromosome 9, mHipAmp2.hap2, whole genome shotgun sequence window:
- the LOC130861056 gene encoding uncharacterized protein LOC130861056: MAVPMATPEPALWPGWLKREPGTEGKGPGKAQLLRSLPRPHAFRTTFPSVSCGGGGVGGGSPLRLDYVSHRALRPGRRFPQLLGAAPSPSDSTSRGRPRRGGPRAGAGTGRRAARGWGGRRRRLPEPAGAAASAMPLLVEGRRVRLPQSAADLVRAHPFLEERARLLRGQSVQQVGPQGLLYVQQRELAVTSPKDGSISILGSDDATTCHIVVLRHTGNGATCLTHCDGTDTKAEVPLIVNSIKSFSDHTQCGR; encoded by the exons atggcagtGCCAATG GCGACCCCAGAGCCCGCACTCTGGCCGGGTTGGCTGAAACGTGAGCCCGGCACTGAGGGCAAAGGCCCAGGAAAAGCGCAGCTCCTCCGCTCCCTCCCTCGCCCCCACGCGTtcaggactacatttcccagcgtCTCTTGCggaggaggcggggtggggggggggtctcccCTGCGCTTGGACTACGTTTCCCATAGGGCCCTGCGGCCCGGCCGGAGATTTCCTCAGCTTCTCGGGGCTGCACCGTCTCCGTCGGACTCCACTTCCCGGGGGCGCCCGCGGCGGGGCGGCccgagggcgggggcggggacggggcggcgggcggcccggggctggggaggccgccgccgccgcctccctgAGCCTGCCGGGGCGGCCGCCTCCGCGATGCCGCTGCTCGTGGAGGGGCGGCGAGTGCGGCTGCCTCAGTCCGCCGCGGACCTCGTCCGAGCCCACCCGTTTCTGGAG gAAAGAGCCAGACTTCTCAGAGGTCAGTCTGTTCAACAAGTGGGACCCCAGGGCCTTCTGTATGTTCAGCAAAGAGAGCTTGCAGTGACCTCCCCAAAGGATG gcTCCATCTCCATTCTGGGTTCTGATGATGCCACCACTTGTCACATTGTGGTCCTGAGGCACACAG GTAATGGGGCTACCTGCCTGACACACTGTGACGGAACCGACACCAAAGCTGAGGTCCCCTTGATCGTGAACTCCATAAAATCCTTTTCCGACCACACTCAATGTGGAAGGTGA